A single window of Sparus aurata chromosome 12, fSpaAur1.1, whole genome shotgun sequence DNA harbors:
- the erbin gene encoding erbin isoform X1 has product MSKRSLFVRLVPCRCLRGEEEAVTSLDYSHCSLETVPKEIFSFEKTLQELYLDANQIEELPKQLFNCQLLHRLSMPDNDLTVLPSAIANLVNLRELDVSKNSIQEFPENIKYCKVLAIVEASVNPISKLPEGFTQLLSLTQLYLNDAFLEFLPASFGRLTKLQILELRENQLKMLPKSMLKLTQLERLDLGSNEFTEVPEVLEQLTGIRELWMDGNRLTFLPGMLGMLKQLVYLDVSKNNLEMVDEQICGCESLQDLLLSNNALTQLPGSIGSLKKLTALKVDENQLMYLPDSVGGLTNLDELDCSFNEIEALPSTVGQCVSIRTFAADHNFLMQLPPEMGNWKNATVLFLHSNKLESLPEEMGDMQKLKVINLSNNKLKNLPYSFTKLNQMTAMWLSENQSKPLIPLQKEEDPETHKTVLTNYMFPQQTRIEDYIPNSDSESFNPALWEEQRKHRAQVAFECDEDKDERETPPREGNLKRYPTPYPDELKNMVKTAQSVAHRLKEDESSDESGRDAKPIERNHIGVQDVGVKVIEAPCPNGMASDVNPQVPTNAQNPPASESKDTSESYSSQKVPLKSSGGSMMNHEDTLEDSEELSDDEEEMKIAEMRPPLIEISINQPKVVTLSKDKKDDADSLLDETVANSNQNNSNCSSPSRMSDSVSLTTDSSQDNSLCTPEREAKMSFLPKSRQEDENMNQPKDTTPLLHNGNGSETSLQALLKTQQTPPEKMGDYDLSMEARLAFIEKGINNGMGETYTKWDQINMNVSKLPTDNMVQLDEVDKTKNGSVHREDLDSKQQGFGNDNMEHFLNGNQQVSDCINSLGHKSQAMRLETSAVHVASTGVTASSDMSLSRSTEELSPEKRCHPPQVTKSHSISNMEAGGMKLYAFEGDADSYEMAGMTRMAGVGAGPGAQGQSIVRSKSASQLLNDQTLQVYPGSSASSSDLLSSSKPPASTSRYPVSSSMAMGISPPQYNIQYTSSAVPKDGLWTQRTPMPPEHQGYLPPPPHSLANTNFSNRNQAPPYPLQPQQRGPPMGPKPPADMWAMERLHSTGGQGRSSTLQRQSSTASTASMGDPRRMQVPDGEYMTYRDIHTLARGPLAMSSAMQRPLSARTYSIDVPGASRPLGGRPQPHELPERTMSVSDFNYQHGSPSRRPNTRVKSEHSLLDGPGQVSGGAGRVPTDWRDQVMRHIEAKKMEKNALSRSYNSNNSLLSRSHYGSCRDMHASQGSLVFSVRDGQPYGALGFCDDVFSPQGQQSYTLDPHRKVPLMNGQMVPSGRPQMTQAPMARHPSREQLIDYLMLKVSHQQPGPPRMPQDALQEIRVKVEKNPELGFSISGGVGGRGNPFRPDDNGIFVTRVQPEGPASKVLQPGDKIIQANGYSFVNIDHGNAVSLLKTFPSTVDMTIIRDVQA; this is encoded by the exons ATGTCCAAGCGGAGCTTGTTTGTTCGTCTGGTGCCGTGCCGCTGCTTGCggggtgaggaggaggcggTAACATCGCTGGACTACTCCCACTGCAGCCTGGAGACTGTTCCTAAGGAGATCTTTAGCTTTGAGAAGACCCTGCAGGAACTCTACCTCGATGCCAACCAGATCGAGGAGCTGCCTAAA CAACTGTTTAACTGCCAGTTACTCCATCGACTGAGCATGCCAGATAATGACCTCACAGTCTTGCCGTCAGCGATCGCAAACCTCGTCAATCTCAGGGAGCTTGACGTCAGCAAAAACA GTATCCAGGAGTTTCCAGAGAACATCAAATACTGCAAAGTCCTAGCTATTGTTGAAGCCAGTGTGAATCCTATATCCAA GCTCCCTGAAGGTTTCACCCAGCTTCTGAGTCTGACGCAGCTCTACCTGAATGATGCCTTCCTCGAGTTCTTACCGGCCAGCTTTGgcag ATTGACTAAACTACAGATCTTGGAGCTAAGAGAGAACCAGTTAAAGATGTTGCCaaa gagcATGCTGAAGCTCACACAGCTGGAAAGGTTGGACCTGGGGAGTAATGAGTTCACTGAAGTG CCTGAGGTGTTGGAGCAGCTGACTGGAATCAGGGAGCTGTGGATGGACGGGAACAGACTGACGTTTTTACCTGGG ATGCTGGGGATGCTCAAACAGCTGGTGTACCTGGATGTGTCCAAGAACAACCTGGAGATGGTAGATGAGCAGATCTGTGGCTGTGAGAGTCTGCAGGACCTCCTGCTCTCAAACAATGCCCTCACGCAGCTGCCAGGCTCCATCG gctcaCTGAAGAAACTGACCGCACTGAAAGTGGACGAGAACCAGCTGATGTACTTGCCAGATTCCGTCGGAGG gcTGACAAATCTGGACGAGCTGGACTGCAGTTTCAATGAGATCGAAGCTTTGCCCTCCACCGTCGGCCAGTGTGTCAGCATCCGTACCTTCGCTGCGGATCACAACTTCCTTATGCAGCTTCCCCCTGAG ATGGGCAACTGGAAAAATGCAACTGTGCTGTTCCTACATTCCAACAAGCTGGAGTCTTTGCCTGAGGAGATGGGTGACATGCAGAAGCTCAAGGTCATCAACCTCAGCAACAACAA GTTAAAAAATCTTCCCTACAGTTTCACTAAACTGAACCAGATGACTGCAATGTGGCTGTCAGAAAATCAG TCAAAGCCCCTGATCCCGCTCCAGAAAGAGGAGGATCCAGAGACGCACAAAACCGTGCTGACTAACTACATGTTCCCCCAGCAAACCAGGATTGAGGACT aCATCCCCAACTCTGACTCTGAGAGCTTCAATCCGGCTCTCTGGGAGGAACAACGCAAGCACCGAGCTCAGGTGGCCTTTGAGTGTGACGAGGACAAAGATGAGAGAGAAACACCCCCGAGG GAGGGAAACCTCAAGCGCTACCCAACACCATACCCAGACGAGCTGAAGAACATGGTGAAGACAGCCCAGTCTGTGGCTCACAGGCTGAAGGAGGACGAGTCAAGTGACGAGTCGGGCAGAGATGCAAAACCGATCGAGAGGAACCACATCGGTGTGCAAGACGTAGGAGTAAAG GTGATAGAGGCCCCCTGTCCTAATGGCATGGCCTCAGATGTGAATCCTCAAGTACCTACGAATGCCCAAAACCCTCCTGCATCAGAATCAAAAGACACTTCAGAATCTTACAGCTCTCAGAAGGTCCCACTCAAATCTTCAGGGGGCTCCATGATGAACCATGAGGACACACTGGAG GATTCTGAGGAGCTGTCTGATGACGAAGAAGAGATGAAAATTGCAGAGATGCGACCTCCTCTTATTGAGATCTCCATCAACCAGCCTAAAGTAGTGACTTTAAGTAAAGACAAAAAAG ATGACGCAGACTCTTTGCTGGATGAGACCGTGGCGAACAGCAACCAGAACAACAGTAACTGTTCATCACCATCACGCATGTCTGACTCAGTGTCTCTGACCACAGACAGCAGTCAGGACAACTCTCTGTGCACTCCAGAGAGAGAGGCGAAGATGTCCTTCCTACCAAAAAGCCG GCAAGAAGACGAGAATATGAACCAGCCTAAAGACACCACCCCTCTCCTCCATAATGGCAATGGCTCTGAAACGTCTCTTCAGGCCCTTTTGAAAACCCAGCAGACCCCTCCGGAGAAAATGGGTGACTACGACCTGTCCATGGAGGCCCGACTCGCCTTCATTGAAAAGGGGATTAACAACGGCATGGGAGAAACCTACACAAAGTGGGACCAGATCAATATGAACGTCTCCAAGTTGCCAACAGACAACATGGTTCAGCTGGACGAGGTGGACAAAACCAAGAATGGCTCAGTACACCGGGAGGACTTGGACAGCAAGCAGCAGGGTTTTGGCAACGACAACATGGAGCATTTTCTGAATGGAAACCAGCAGGTCAGTGACTGCATCAATAGTCTGGGCCACAAAAGCCAAGCGATGAGACTAGAGACATCTGCTGTGCATGTGGCCTCGACAGGCGTGACAGCCAGCAGTGACATGTCTCTGTCTCGCAGCACAGAGGAACTGTCTCCAGAGAAAAGGTGCCATCCTCCGCAGGTGACAAAGTCTCACAGTATCAGCAACATGGAAGCAGGGGGCATGAAGCTGTACGCTTTTGAGGGGGATGCTGACTCCTATGAAATGGCAGGAATGACGAGGATGGCAGGAGTCGGCGCAGGGCCAGGGGCTCAGGGCCAGAGCATCGTCAGGAGCAAGTCAGCCAGTCAGTTACTCAACGACCAGACTCTGCAGGTCTACCCCGGCTCCTCTGCATCTTCCTCAGACCTGCTTTCCTCCTCTAAGCCTCCTGCTAGCACCAGCAGATATCCAGTCTCCTCCAGCATGGCCATGGgcatctctcctcctcagtACAACATACAGTACACCAGCAGTGCCGTGCCTAAAGACGGCCTCTGGACCCAGAGGACGCCCATGCCCCCAGAGCACCAAGGctacctccctcctcctccacactcaTTAGCCAACACCAACTTCTCAAACCGTAATCAGGCGCCTCCCTACCCTCTACAGCCCCAGCAGAGAGGGCCTCCCATGGGTCCCAAACCCCCTGCGGACATGTGGGCTATGGAGAGACTTCATTCTACTGGAGGCCAGGGTAGAAGCAGCACTctgcagaggcaaagcagcacTGCCTCCACAGCCTCTATGGGTGACCCAAGGCGCATGCAGGTGCCCGATGGGGAATACATGACGTACAGAGACATTCACACCCTCGCCAGGGGGCCGCTGGCCATGAGCTCGGCCATGCAGAGGCCCCTCTCCGCTCGCACTTACAGCATCGACGTACCCGGGGCATCTAGGCCGCTGGGCGGCAGGCCGCAGCCCCACGAGCTTCCAGAGAGGACCATGTCTGTCAGCGATTTCAACTACCAGCACGGCAGCCCCAGCAGGAGGCCCAACACCAGGGTTAAGTCTGAGCACTCGCTGCTGGACGGACCTGGACAGGTgtcaggaggagcaggaagggTGCCAACTGACTGGAGAGACCAGGTGATGCGGCACATCGAGGCCAAGAAAATGGAAAAG AATGCGCTGTCTCGCTCCTATAATTCCAATAACTCTCTGCTGAGCCGGTCTCACTACGGCAGCTGTAGGGATATGCATGCCAGCCAAGGGTCCCTGGTCTTTAGTGTCAGGGACGGACAGCCCTACGGAGCTCTGGGCTTCTGT gATGATGTGTTCAGTCCTCAAGGGCAGCAAAGCTACACCTTGGACCCTCACAGAAAA GTGCCTTTGATGAATGGTCAGATGGTCCCTTCTGGTCGTCCTCAGATGACCCAGGCGCCGATGGCCCGCCACCCCTCCAGAGAGCAGCTCATTGATTACCTGATGCTCAAAGTCTCTCATCAGCAGCCGGGACCCCCACGTATGCCACAAGACGCACTGCAAGAG ATCCGTGTGAAAGTGGAGAAGAATCCAGAGCTGGGTTTCAGTATATCAGGAGGAGTGGGAGGCCGAGGAAATCCCTTTCGTCCAGATGACAAT GGTATATTTGTGACAAGGGTTCAACCGGAGGGGCCAGCGTCCAAGGTTCTTCAGCCCGGAGATAAAATCATCCAG GCGAATGGATACAGCTTTGTGAATATCGATCATGGGAATGCAGTGTCCCTCCTGAAGACATTTCCAAGCACTGTGGATATGACTATCATAAGAGACGTGCAAGCATAG
- the erbin gene encoding erbin isoform X3, whose amino-acid sequence MSKRSLFVRLVPCRCLRGEEEAVTSLDYSHCSLETVPKEIFSFEKTLQELYLDANQIEELPKQLFNCQLLHRLSMPDNDLTVLPSAIANLVNLRELDVSKNSIQEFPENIKYCKVLAIVEASVNPISKLPEGFTQLLSLTQLYLNDAFLEFLPASFGRLTKLQILELRENQLKMLPKSMLKLTQLERLDLGSNEFTEVPEVLEQLTGIRELWMDGNRLTFLPGMLGMLKQLVYLDVSKNNLEMVDEQICGCESLQDLLLSNNALTQLPGSIGSLKKLTALKVDENQLMYLPDSVGGLTNLDELDCSFNEIEALPSTVGQCVSIRTFAADHNFLMQLPPEMGNWKNATVLFLHSNKLESLPEEMGDMQKLKVINLSNNKLKNLPYSFTKLNQMTAMWLSENQSKPLIPLQKEEDPETHKTVLTNYMFPQQTRIEDYIPNSDSESFNPALWEEQRKHRAQVAFECDEDKDERETPPREGNLKRYPTPYPDELKNMVKTAQSVAHRLKEDESSDESGRDAKPIERNHIGVQDVGVKVIEAPCPNGMASDVNPQVPTNAQNPPASESKDTSESYSSQKVPLKSSGGSMMNHEDTLEDSEELSDDEEEMKIAEMRPPLIEISINQPKVVTLSKDKKDDADSLLDETVANSNQNNSNCSSPSRMSDSVSLTTDSSQDNSLCTPEREAKMSFLPKSRQEDENMNQPKDTTPLLHNGNGSETSLQALLKTQQTPPEKMGDYDLSMEARLAFIEKGINNGMGETYTKWDQINMNVSKLPTDNMVQLDEVDKTKNGSVHREDLDSKQQGFGNDNMEHFLNGNQQVSDCINSLGHKSQAMRLETSAVHVASTGVTASSDMSLSRSTEELSPEKRCHPPQVTKSHSISNMEAGGMKLYAFEGDADSYEMAGMTRMAGVGAGPGAQGQSIVRSKSASQLLNDQTLQVYPGSSASSSDLLSSSKPPASTSRYPVSSSMAMGISPPQYNIQYTSSAVPKDGLWTQRTPMPPEHQGYLPPPPHSLANTNFSNRNQAPPYPLQPQQRGPPMGPKPPADMWAMERLHSTGGQGRSSTLQRQSSTASTASMGDPRRMQVPDGEYMTYRDIHTLARGPLAMSSAMQRPLSARTYSIDVPGASRPLGGRPQPHELPERTMSVSDFNYQHGSPSRRPNTRVKSEHSLLDGPGQVSGGAGRVPTDWRDQVMRHIEAKKMEKDDVFSPQGQQSYTLDPHRKVPLMNGQMVPSGRPQMTQAPMARHPSREQLIDYLMLKVSHQQPGPPRMPQDALQEIRVKVEKNPELGFSISGGVGGRGNPFRPDDNGIFVTRVQPEGPASKVLQPGDKIIQANGYSFVNIDHGNAVSLLKTFPSTVDMTIIRDVQA is encoded by the exons ATGTCCAAGCGGAGCTTGTTTGTTCGTCTGGTGCCGTGCCGCTGCTTGCggggtgaggaggaggcggTAACATCGCTGGACTACTCCCACTGCAGCCTGGAGACTGTTCCTAAGGAGATCTTTAGCTTTGAGAAGACCCTGCAGGAACTCTACCTCGATGCCAACCAGATCGAGGAGCTGCCTAAA CAACTGTTTAACTGCCAGTTACTCCATCGACTGAGCATGCCAGATAATGACCTCACAGTCTTGCCGTCAGCGATCGCAAACCTCGTCAATCTCAGGGAGCTTGACGTCAGCAAAAACA GTATCCAGGAGTTTCCAGAGAACATCAAATACTGCAAAGTCCTAGCTATTGTTGAAGCCAGTGTGAATCCTATATCCAA GCTCCCTGAAGGTTTCACCCAGCTTCTGAGTCTGACGCAGCTCTACCTGAATGATGCCTTCCTCGAGTTCTTACCGGCCAGCTTTGgcag ATTGACTAAACTACAGATCTTGGAGCTAAGAGAGAACCAGTTAAAGATGTTGCCaaa gagcATGCTGAAGCTCACACAGCTGGAAAGGTTGGACCTGGGGAGTAATGAGTTCACTGAAGTG CCTGAGGTGTTGGAGCAGCTGACTGGAATCAGGGAGCTGTGGATGGACGGGAACAGACTGACGTTTTTACCTGGG ATGCTGGGGATGCTCAAACAGCTGGTGTACCTGGATGTGTCCAAGAACAACCTGGAGATGGTAGATGAGCAGATCTGTGGCTGTGAGAGTCTGCAGGACCTCCTGCTCTCAAACAATGCCCTCACGCAGCTGCCAGGCTCCATCG gctcaCTGAAGAAACTGACCGCACTGAAAGTGGACGAGAACCAGCTGATGTACTTGCCAGATTCCGTCGGAGG gcTGACAAATCTGGACGAGCTGGACTGCAGTTTCAATGAGATCGAAGCTTTGCCCTCCACCGTCGGCCAGTGTGTCAGCATCCGTACCTTCGCTGCGGATCACAACTTCCTTATGCAGCTTCCCCCTGAG ATGGGCAACTGGAAAAATGCAACTGTGCTGTTCCTACATTCCAACAAGCTGGAGTCTTTGCCTGAGGAGATGGGTGACATGCAGAAGCTCAAGGTCATCAACCTCAGCAACAACAA GTTAAAAAATCTTCCCTACAGTTTCACTAAACTGAACCAGATGACTGCAATGTGGCTGTCAGAAAATCAG TCAAAGCCCCTGATCCCGCTCCAGAAAGAGGAGGATCCAGAGACGCACAAAACCGTGCTGACTAACTACATGTTCCCCCAGCAAACCAGGATTGAGGACT aCATCCCCAACTCTGACTCTGAGAGCTTCAATCCGGCTCTCTGGGAGGAACAACGCAAGCACCGAGCTCAGGTGGCCTTTGAGTGTGACGAGGACAAAGATGAGAGAGAAACACCCCCGAGG GAGGGAAACCTCAAGCGCTACCCAACACCATACCCAGACGAGCTGAAGAACATGGTGAAGACAGCCCAGTCTGTGGCTCACAGGCTGAAGGAGGACGAGTCAAGTGACGAGTCGGGCAGAGATGCAAAACCGATCGAGAGGAACCACATCGGTGTGCAAGACGTAGGAGTAAAG GTGATAGAGGCCCCCTGTCCTAATGGCATGGCCTCAGATGTGAATCCTCAAGTACCTACGAATGCCCAAAACCCTCCTGCATCAGAATCAAAAGACACTTCAGAATCTTACAGCTCTCAGAAGGTCCCACTCAAATCTTCAGGGGGCTCCATGATGAACCATGAGGACACACTGGAG GATTCTGAGGAGCTGTCTGATGACGAAGAAGAGATGAAAATTGCAGAGATGCGACCTCCTCTTATTGAGATCTCCATCAACCAGCCTAAAGTAGTGACTTTAAGTAAAGACAAAAAAG ATGACGCAGACTCTTTGCTGGATGAGACCGTGGCGAACAGCAACCAGAACAACAGTAACTGTTCATCACCATCACGCATGTCTGACTCAGTGTCTCTGACCACAGACAGCAGTCAGGACAACTCTCTGTGCACTCCAGAGAGAGAGGCGAAGATGTCCTTCCTACCAAAAAGCCG GCAAGAAGACGAGAATATGAACCAGCCTAAAGACACCACCCCTCTCCTCCATAATGGCAATGGCTCTGAAACGTCTCTTCAGGCCCTTTTGAAAACCCAGCAGACCCCTCCGGAGAAAATGGGTGACTACGACCTGTCCATGGAGGCCCGACTCGCCTTCATTGAAAAGGGGATTAACAACGGCATGGGAGAAACCTACACAAAGTGGGACCAGATCAATATGAACGTCTCCAAGTTGCCAACAGACAACATGGTTCAGCTGGACGAGGTGGACAAAACCAAGAATGGCTCAGTACACCGGGAGGACTTGGACAGCAAGCAGCAGGGTTTTGGCAACGACAACATGGAGCATTTTCTGAATGGAAACCAGCAGGTCAGTGACTGCATCAATAGTCTGGGCCACAAAAGCCAAGCGATGAGACTAGAGACATCTGCTGTGCATGTGGCCTCGACAGGCGTGACAGCCAGCAGTGACATGTCTCTGTCTCGCAGCACAGAGGAACTGTCTCCAGAGAAAAGGTGCCATCCTCCGCAGGTGACAAAGTCTCACAGTATCAGCAACATGGAAGCAGGGGGCATGAAGCTGTACGCTTTTGAGGGGGATGCTGACTCCTATGAAATGGCAGGAATGACGAGGATGGCAGGAGTCGGCGCAGGGCCAGGGGCTCAGGGCCAGAGCATCGTCAGGAGCAAGTCAGCCAGTCAGTTACTCAACGACCAGACTCTGCAGGTCTACCCCGGCTCCTCTGCATCTTCCTCAGACCTGCTTTCCTCCTCTAAGCCTCCTGCTAGCACCAGCAGATATCCAGTCTCCTCCAGCATGGCCATGGgcatctctcctcctcagtACAACATACAGTACACCAGCAGTGCCGTGCCTAAAGACGGCCTCTGGACCCAGAGGACGCCCATGCCCCCAGAGCACCAAGGctacctccctcctcctccacactcaTTAGCCAACACCAACTTCTCAAACCGTAATCAGGCGCCTCCCTACCCTCTACAGCCCCAGCAGAGAGGGCCTCCCATGGGTCCCAAACCCCCTGCGGACATGTGGGCTATGGAGAGACTTCATTCTACTGGAGGCCAGGGTAGAAGCAGCACTctgcagaggcaaagcagcacTGCCTCCACAGCCTCTATGGGTGACCCAAGGCGCATGCAGGTGCCCGATGGGGAATACATGACGTACAGAGACATTCACACCCTCGCCAGGGGGCCGCTGGCCATGAGCTCGGCCATGCAGAGGCCCCTCTCCGCTCGCACTTACAGCATCGACGTACCCGGGGCATCTAGGCCGCTGGGCGGCAGGCCGCAGCCCCACGAGCTTCCAGAGAGGACCATGTCTGTCAGCGATTTCAACTACCAGCACGGCAGCCCCAGCAGGAGGCCCAACACCAGGGTTAAGTCTGAGCACTCGCTGCTGGACGGACCTGGACAGGTgtcaggaggagcaggaagggTGCCAACTGACTGGAGAGACCAGGTGATGCGGCACATCGAGGCCAAGAAAATGGAAAAG gATGATGTGTTCAGTCCTCAAGGGCAGCAAAGCTACACCTTGGACCCTCACAGAAAA GTGCCTTTGATGAATGGTCAGATGGTCCCTTCTGGTCGTCCTCAGATGACCCAGGCGCCGATGGCCCGCCACCCCTCCAGAGAGCAGCTCATTGATTACCTGATGCTCAAAGTCTCTCATCAGCAGCCGGGACCCCCACGTATGCCACAAGACGCACTGCAAGAG ATCCGTGTGAAAGTGGAGAAGAATCCAGAGCTGGGTTTCAGTATATCAGGAGGAGTGGGAGGCCGAGGAAATCCCTTTCGTCCAGATGACAAT GGTATATTTGTGACAAGGGTTCAACCGGAGGGGCCAGCGTCCAAGGTTCTTCAGCCCGGAGATAAAATCATCCAG GCGAATGGATACAGCTTTGTGAATATCGATCATGGGAATGCAGTGTCCCTCCTGAAGACATTTCCAAGCACTGTGGATATGACTATCATAAGAGACGTGCAAGCATAG